One genomic window of Marinobacter arenosus includes the following:
- a CDS encoding ATP-binding protein, with protein sequence MRRWGIRKKVLVVTLVPTLLTTLMLGMFFTYSWVNNIESLLKDRGESLSRQLAAGSEYGLFTANRSLLSSLSNALLEEQDVRSITFFGSDGARLLHTGPGSSDGLSAEELPAETATRVHREDSTRFVTPVTLQDLMLETILDPDARESMARPNAPLGWVAVEMSHVRTEKETYKALLISLLLVLGGVVISLAIALRLSRAFTDPVFELNEAVAKLKEGKLDTRVFTGAGPEFEQLESGLNAMAEELSKAQAEMQQNIDQATEDLRETLETIEIQNIELDFARKEALEASRIKSEFLANMSHEIRTPLNGIIGFTELLLKSPLPRQQRDHLSTIRKSSEILLTIINDILDFSKIEAGKLILDRVPFQLRDIVEEVMVMLAPAAHAKNLDLVPLVYNDVPDNIMGDPLRVKQVITNLVNNAIKFTQTGEVVLRASLEEEEKDSNRVTLRLSITDSGVGLSRAQQQSLFNAFSQADASTARQYGGTGLGLAISKRLVEEMGGKIGLESELGKGSTFWFTLTSELSANGEAIAPRDALRGERVIYLEQQKTTGLAVEHLLRDWGMTVDRVASPGAMQEQIEEAQKSQAGYAVAIIGITRHLLNSSQYCGLVRTLEIERDCRTLLLTPTLETHDKALSGLASGHLTKPVCRDAFYDELLLLVHGISSGGRMALEYDTPVAHLPAGNVPRVLAVDDNDANLKLVMTLLNDCRIEAEGASSGFEALSKARQKPFDLVFMDLQMPGMDGVETTSRLRDMDPASHRTPIIALTAHALADEQERLIQQGFDGYMPKPISSTQLTDIIRDYTGYVCDKPERNDQIPVPEVRDTRRAMRPSTRKMQQDCVSIQESIQLAAGKADLAEELFSMLLEQMRSDQARVEGFWKNGDLDGLLECVHKLHGATRYCGVPELRAAANRLETALKCSAPDVEHQKDQLVSAMERLQIWSDQTDWQQLFREQHQQAEIT encoded by the coding sequence ATGCGACGCTGGGGCATTCGCAAAAAAGTACTGGTGGTGACTCTGGTCCCCACCCTGCTCACCACACTCATGCTGGGTATGTTTTTTACCTACAGCTGGGTCAACAACATTGAGAGCCTGCTCAAGGACCGGGGAGAATCTCTCTCCCGTCAGTTGGCGGCCGGCTCCGAGTACGGCCTGTTTACCGCCAACCGAAGCCTGTTGAGCAGCCTGTCCAATGCCCTGCTGGAAGAGCAGGATGTACGCTCCATCACGTTCTTTGGCAGTGACGGAGCCCGGCTGCTGCATACCGGGCCGGGCAGTTCCGACGGCCTCTCGGCCGAGGAACTGCCCGCTGAAACGGCAACCCGCGTGCACCGCGAGGACAGCACCCGCTTTGTCACCCCGGTCACCCTGCAAGACCTGATGCTCGAAACCATTCTCGACCCCGATGCCCGGGAATCAATGGCCCGGCCCAACGCGCCATTGGGGTGGGTAGCCGTCGAGATGTCCCATGTCCGCACCGAAAAGGAAACCTACAAGGCCCTGTTGATTTCGCTCCTGCTGGTACTCGGCGGCGTGGTTATCAGCCTTGCCATTGCCCTCCGTCTTAGCCGGGCCTTCACTGATCCGGTTTTCGAGCTGAATGAAGCCGTTGCCAAGCTCAAGGAAGGCAAGCTCGATACCCGAGTCTTCACCGGGGCCGGCCCGGAATTCGAGCAACTGGAATCTGGCCTGAACGCCATGGCTGAGGAGCTGAGCAAGGCCCAGGCCGAGATGCAGCAGAACATTGACCAGGCGACCGAAGATCTCCGGGAAACCCTCGAGACCATCGAGATCCAGAACATCGAACTGGACTTTGCCCGCAAGGAGGCCCTTGAGGCCAGCCGTATCAAGTCCGAGTTCCTGGCCAACATGTCCCACGAAATCCGTACTCCGCTGAACGGCATCATCGGGTTTACCGAACTGCTGCTCAAAAGCCCCCTGCCCCGCCAACAGCGGGATCACCTGAGCACCATCCGCAAGTCCTCCGAGATCCTGCTGACCATCATCAATGACATCCTGGACTTCTCGAAGATCGAAGCCGGCAAGCTGATTCTCGACCGCGTGCCGTTCCAGCTTCGCGACATCGTCGAAGAGGTGATGGTAATGCTGGCCCCCGCCGCCCACGCCAAGAATCTGGACCTGGTGCCGCTGGTGTATAACGACGTGCCGGACAACATCATGGGCGATCCCCTTCGGGTGAAACAGGTGATTACCAACCTGGTCAACAACGCGATCAAGTTCACCCAGACCGGCGAAGTGGTACTCAGGGCAAGCCTTGAAGAAGAAGAGAAGGACAGCAACCGGGTCACACTGCGTTTGAGCATTACCGATTCCGGCGTTGGACTTTCCAGGGCTCAACAGCAGTCACTGTTTAACGCCTTCAGCCAGGCCGATGCATCAACCGCCCGACAGTACGGCGGCACCGGGCTGGGACTGGCTATTTCCAAACGGCTGGTGGAAGAAATGGGTGGCAAGATCGGCCTGGAAAGCGAACTGGGCAAGGGCTCCACGTTCTGGTTTACCCTGACCTCCGAACTGTCTGCCAACGGCGAAGCCATCGCCCCGAGGGATGCCCTCCGGGGTGAACGTGTGATCTATCTCGAGCAACAGAAAACCACGGGACTGGCGGTGGAACACCTGCTCAGGGACTGGGGCATGACCGTCGACCGTGTGGCCTCCCCCGGCGCCATGCAGGAGCAGATTGAAGAGGCCCAGAAGAGTCAGGCAGGCTACGCCGTGGCCATTATCGGAATCACCCGGCACCTGCTGAACTCCAGCCAGTACTGCGGGCTGGTCCGTACCCTCGAGATCGAGCGGGATTGCCGCACCCTGTTGCTGACCCCGACCCTGGAAACCCACGACAAGGCGCTCTCAGGCCTCGCCAGCGGCCACCTGACCAAACCGGTCTGCCGGGATGCGTTCTATGACGAGCTGCTGTTGTTGGTGCACGGCATAAGCTCCGGCGGCCGAATGGCGTTGGAGTACGACACGCCGGTGGCCCATCTGCCAGCCGGCAACGTGCCCCGGGTACTGGCCGTGGATGACAACGATGCCAACCTGAAACTGGTGATGACGCTGCTCAATGACTGCCGGATTGAAGCCGAGGGTGCCTCCAGTGGGTTCGAAGCGCTGAGCAAGGCCCGGCAGAAACCCTTTGACCTGGTCTTCATGGATCTGCAGATGCCGGGGATGGACGGTGTGGAAACAACCTCCCGGCTCCGGGACATGGACCCCGCTTCTCACCGGACCCCGATCATCGCCCTGACGGCCCACGCCCTTGCCGACGAGCAGGAACGCCTGATCCAGCAGGGCTTTGATGGCTACATGCCCAAGCCGATCAGCAGCACCCAGTTAACGGACATCATCCGGGACTACACCGGCTACGTCTGTGACAAGCCCGAACGCAATGATCAGATTCCGGTACCCGAGGTGCGTGATACCCGCCGCGCCATGCGACCGTCCACGCGCAAGATGCAGCAGGATTGCGTCAGCATTCAGGAAAGCATTCAACTTGCTGCCGGCAAGGCCGACCTCGCCGAGGAGCTGTTCAGCATGTTGCTTGAGCAAATGCGAAGCGACCAGGCCCGAGTCGAAGGGTTCTGGAAAAACGGCGACCTGGACGGCCTGCTGGAGTGCGTGCACAAGCTGCACGGAGCGACTCGCTACTGCGGGGTTCCGGAGCTTCGGGCAGCCGCGAATCGCCTGGAAACGGCGCTGAAATGCTCGGCGCCGGACGTCGAGCACCAGAAAGACCAACTGGTCTCAGCCATGGAGCGCCTGCAGATCTGGAGCGACCAGACCGACTGGCAACAACTCTTCCGGGAACAGCACCAGCAGGCCGAAATCACCTGA
- the cysM gene encoding cysteine synthase CysM, protein MNFPTIEDYVGHTPLVRLQRLPGETSNTILAKLEGNNPAGSVKDRPAISMIQEAERRGEIKPGDTLIEATSGNTGIALAMAAAIKGYRMVLIMPANMSEERRASMRAYGAEIVTVSKEEGMETARDLALQMEAEGKGKVLDQFSNADNPLAHYRTTGPEIWGQTEGRVTHFVSSMGTTGTIMGVSRYLKERNPDIRIIGLQPKEGAAIPGIRRWPEEYLPKIYDATRVDQVLDIGQEEAENTMRALASEEGIFCGVSSGGSIAAALKLSEQVENAVIVAIICDRGDRYLSTGVFPGA, encoded by the coding sequence ATGAATTTCCCCACGATTGAAGATTATGTCGGGCATACCCCCCTGGTTCGCCTGCAGCGCCTTCCCGGTGAGACATCCAACACGATCCTCGCAAAGCTCGAAGGCAACAACCCTGCGGGCTCCGTGAAAGACCGGCCTGCAATCAGCATGATTCAGGAAGCGGAACGCCGCGGCGAGATCAAGCCAGGCGATACCCTGATTGAGGCAACCAGCGGAAATACCGGCATTGCCCTCGCCATGGCTGCTGCCATCAAGGGGTACCGGATGGTACTGATCATGCCGGCCAATATGAGTGAAGAACGGCGGGCATCCATGCGGGCCTATGGCGCGGAAATCGTGACCGTGAGCAAGGAAGAGGGCATGGAGACGGCCCGGGACCTGGCGCTGCAGATGGAAGCCGAAGGCAAAGGCAAGGTTCTCGACCAGTTCAGCAATGCCGACAATCCGCTGGCCCATTACCGCACGACCGGGCCCGAAATCTGGGGCCAGACCGAAGGCCGGGTGACTCACTTTGTCAGCTCCATGGGCACGACCGGTACCATCATGGGCGTTTCCCGTTACCTTAAGGAGCGCAACCCGGATATCCGTATCATCGGGCTGCAGCCCAAAGAGGGTGCCGCGATTCCGGGCATCCGTCGCTGGCCGGAAGAGTACCTGCCGAAAATTTACGACGCGACCCGGGTGGACCAGGTGCTCGATATTGGCCAGGAAGAGGCGGAAAATACCATGCGTGCCCTGGCGTCGGAGGAAGGGATCTTCTGCGGTGTGTCATCGGGCGGTTCCATTGCCGCGGCACTGAAACTTTCCGAGCAGGTTGAAAACGCCGTTATCGTTGCCATCATCTGTGACCGTGGCGACCGCTATCTGTCCACCGGCGTCTTCCCCGGCGCCTGA
- the rlmD gene encoding 23S rRNA (uracil(1939)-C(5))-methyltransferase RlmD, producing the protein MSRRRRKALPKEPVRCDIEKLSHDGRGIARQDGKTQFVDGALPGETVMAKVVSTRSKFDELRTLEVLEGVAERQTPPCEFADLCGGCSLQHMSGDAQIRFKEETLREHFAHFGGIEPEEWVAPMRSEDSLGYRRKARLGVRYVPARESVLVGFREKRNSFLTDIDKCVVMDPRIGERILPLREMLHSLDAYNRIPQVEVACGDDEAVMVFRNMDELSGDDRGRLIAFGQAHDLHIYLQPKGPDTVHRIWPASDGPADERLSYRLDEFDLTMKFHPMDFTQVNAGINRTMVHRAVEWLDVQPGERVLDLFCGLGNFTLPLARKGGQVVGVEGDDAMVVRGRENAELNGLDNVAFHGADLHGDFTGQSWAKEGFDKILIDPPRSGAEEICKYLTAFGANRIVYVSCNPATLARDAGVMVRNGYRLVRAGVMDMFPHTTHVESIALFERDSD; encoded by the coding sequence ATGAGTAGACGACGCCGGAAGGCGCTTCCCAAGGAGCCTGTGCGCTGTGACATTGAAAAACTGAGTCACGACGGCCGAGGAATTGCCCGACAGGACGGCAAAACCCAGTTTGTGGACGGTGCCCTGCCGGGTGAAACCGTCATGGCCAAAGTGGTGAGCACCCGAAGCAAGTTTGACGAGCTGAGGACCCTGGAGGTGCTTGAGGGCGTTGCGGAGCGCCAGACGCCTCCGTGTGAATTTGCCGACCTCTGTGGTGGCTGCAGCCTCCAGCATATGAGCGGCGATGCCCAGATCCGGTTCAAGGAAGAAACCTTGCGGGAGCATTTTGCCCATTTTGGAGGCATCGAGCCGGAAGAGTGGGTGGCGCCGATGCGCTCCGAAGATAGCCTGGGGTACCGCCGCAAGGCCCGTCTGGGGGTACGTTACGTTCCAGCGCGGGAATCGGTGCTGGTCGGTTTTCGTGAGAAGCGGAACAGCTTCCTCACCGATATCGATAAATGTGTGGTGATGGATCCGCGAATTGGCGAGCGGATTCTGCCCCTGCGAGAGATGCTCCATAGCCTCGACGCCTACAACCGGATTCCGCAGGTGGAAGTGGCCTGTGGCGACGATGAGGCGGTGATGGTGTTCCGCAACATGGATGAGCTGAGCGGGGACGACCGGGGCCGCCTGATTGCGTTTGGACAGGCCCACGATTTGCATATCTACCTGCAGCCGAAAGGGCCGGACACGGTACACCGGATCTGGCCTGCGTCCGACGGTCCGGCCGATGAGCGGTTGAGTTACCGGCTGGACGAATTCGACCTGACCATGAAGTTCCATCCCATGGACTTTACCCAGGTCAATGCGGGGATCAATCGCACCATGGTACACAGGGCTGTCGAATGGCTTGATGTTCAGCCTGGCGAGCGCGTGCTCGACCTGTTTTGCGGTCTCGGCAACTTTACGCTGCCGCTGGCGCGCAAAGGTGGCCAGGTCGTCGGCGTGGAAGGCGATGACGCCATGGTGGTTCGCGGCCGCGAAAATGCGGAGCTCAATGGCCTGGACAACGTTGCCTTTCATGGCGCCGATCTGCACGGGGATTTCACCGGCCAGAGCTGGGCCAAAGAGGGGTTCGACAAGATCCTGATTGATCCACCGCGTTCGGGTGCGGAAGAAATCTGCAAGTACCTGACCGCGTTTGGAGCCAACCGGATCGTTTACGTATCGTGCAATCCGGCCACCCTGGCGCGGGATGCCGGGGTCATGGTGCGCAACGGTTATCGGCTTGTACGCGCCGGTGTGATGGACATGTTCCCCCATACCACCCATGTAGAATCCATCGCCCTGTTTGAGCGGGATTCCGACTGA
- the relA gene encoding GTP diphosphokinase, protein MVKVREDYALTGDGEVDIERWVQTIAAQTHLDDVDQFRKACEKAAEIDLQAFREDRLWAPGSSSFRIGIEMAQVLAELHLDQASLVAAILYRAVREERVPLDDVRKEFGDEIAGLINGVQQMAAISSIHHPLKGNVLGQSEGQLDNVRKMLVTMIDDVRVALIKLAERTCAIRAVKNAPEEKRMRVAREVFDIYAPLAHRLGIGHIKWELEDLSFRYLHETAYKKIAKLLDEKRLDRDDYIKRVIDTLHKELEDSGIVGDLSGRAKHIYSIWRKMRRKGIDFSQVYDVRAVRILVPEVRDCYAALGIVHSLWRHIPNEFDDYIANPKENGYQSLHTAVIGPEGKVMEVQIRTHKMHEEAELGVCAHWLYKGTDRGNKSTGYDAKINWLRQVLEWQEDLGDLSGLADHLKSDVASDRVYVFTPEGHVVDLPQGATPVDFAYRVHTEIGHACRGARVNNRIVPLTYPLKTGDQIFILTSNNPAPSRDWLNPSLGYVQTSRARAKVTHWFKQQDRGRNIIDGRAILEDEFKRLSLYDVNLNELAEKVNYHGAEDMFAAIGAGDLRPAHVAHVAQQMLEPKSEQLDLKFSAQRHKPYDTATDIQIQGVGKLKTQVAKCCKPLPGDPIGGYITVGRGVTVHRQDCLTFLNLREFEPNRIIEVSWGGKPAAVYPVDIQIEAYDRSGLLRDITQVLSASKSDVLALNTLSNQDENTATMTVTVEISSLEQLARLLAQIRNLPNIIDVRRKRG, encoded by the coding sequence ATGGTAAAAGTTCGCGAAGACTATGCATTGACCGGTGACGGCGAAGTGGACATCGAACGATGGGTCCAGACGATCGCTGCCCAAACCCATCTGGACGATGTCGATCAGTTTCGCAAAGCCTGTGAGAAGGCAGCGGAGATCGACCTTCAGGCGTTTCGCGAAGACCGACTTTGGGCGCCGGGGTCCAGCAGCTTCCGAATTGGCATTGAAATGGCGCAGGTGCTTGCGGAGCTGCATCTGGACCAGGCCAGCCTCGTTGCCGCTATTCTGTACCGGGCGGTGCGGGAAGAGCGTGTCCCGCTGGACGACGTGCGCAAGGAATTCGGCGATGAGATCGCCGGGCTGATCAACGGTGTTCAGCAGATGGCGGCGATTTCGTCCATCCATCACCCCCTCAAGGGGAATGTCCTGGGGCAGAGTGAGGGCCAGCTCGACAACGTCCGCAAAATGCTGGTTACCATGATCGATGACGTGCGGGTCGCCCTGATCAAACTGGCCGAGCGCACCTGCGCGATCCGGGCGGTCAAGAACGCGCCGGAAGAGAAGCGCATGCGGGTAGCGCGCGAGGTGTTCGATATATACGCCCCGCTGGCCCACCGCCTCGGGATTGGTCATATCAAGTGGGAGCTGGAGGATCTGTCCTTCCGCTACCTGCACGAGACCGCCTACAAGAAAATCGCCAAGCTGCTGGATGAAAAGCGGCTGGACCGGGACGACTACATCAAGCGTGTGATCGACACCCTGCACAAGGAGCTGGAGGATTCCGGCATCGTCGGCGACCTGTCGGGCCGGGCCAAGCACATCTACAGTATCTGGCGAAAAATGCGGCGCAAGGGCATCGACTTCTCCCAGGTCTACGATGTTCGCGCGGTCAGGATTCTGGTGCCCGAGGTTCGCGACTGCTACGCCGCACTCGGGATCGTTCACAGCCTGTGGCGCCACATTCCCAACGAGTTTGACGATTACATCGCCAACCCCAAGGAGAACGGGTACCAGTCATTGCACACGGCGGTGATTGGCCCCGAGGGCAAGGTGATGGAAGTCCAGATCCGCACCCATAAAATGCACGAGGAAGCAGAGCTGGGCGTGTGTGCTCACTGGCTGTACAAGGGTACCGACAGGGGGAACAAATCCACTGGCTACGACGCCAAGATCAACTGGTTGCGCCAGGTGTTGGAATGGCAGGAAGATCTGGGCGACCTCTCTGGCCTTGCTGATCATCTCAAATCCGATGTCGCGTCGGACCGGGTCTATGTGTTTACCCCGGAGGGTCACGTGGTGGACCTTCCCCAGGGTGCCACACCGGTCGACTTTGCCTACCGGGTGCACACGGAGATCGGTCACGCCTGTCGCGGCGCGCGGGTCAACAACCGGATCGTGCCGCTGACCTACCCGCTGAAAACCGGCGATCAGATCTTCATCCTGACGTCGAACAACCCGGCACCCAGCCGGGACTGGCTGAATCCGAGCCTGGGGTACGTGCAGACCTCCCGGGCGCGGGCCAAAGTAACCCACTGGTTCAAACAGCAGGATCGTGGCCGCAACATCATCGACGGACGCGCCATTCTGGAGGACGAATTCAAGCGCCTGTCGCTGTACGACGTGAATCTGAACGAGTTGGCGGAGAAGGTGAACTATCACGGGGCCGAGGACATGTTCGCCGCGATTGGTGCCGGCGATCTCCGGCCTGCCCATGTTGCCCACGTCGCCCAGCAGATGCTGGAGCCCAAATCCGAGCAACTGGATCTGAAGTTCAGTGCCCAGCGCCACAAGCCCTATGACACTGCAACCGACATCCAGATTCAGGGCGTTGGAAAACTCAAGACCCAGGTCGCCAAGTGCTGCAAGCCGCTCCCGGGGGATCCCATCGGCGGGTACATCACGGTCGGGCGTGGGGTCACCGTGCATCGCCAGGATTGCCTGACCTTCCTGAACCTGCGGGAGTTCGAGCCCAACCGGATCATCGAGGTCAGTTGGGGGGGCAAGCCGGCCGCTGTGTACCCGGTGGATATTCAGATCGAGGCTTATGACCGGTCTGGGCTGTTGCGCGACATCACCCAGGTACTTTCTGCCTCGAAGAGTGATGTGCTGGCGCTCAATACCCTGAGCAACCAGGACGAGAATACCGCCACCATGACCGTAACGGTGGAAATTTCGAGCCTGGAACAACTGGCCCGGCTGCTGGCGCAAATACGCAACCTGCCCAATATCATCGATGTGAGGCGCAAGCGCGGATGA
- the mazG gene encoding nucleoside triphosphate pyrophosphohydrolase gives MSYSIDDLKTLMARLRDPETGCPWDTRQTYATIVPHTLEEAYEVADAIEREDFPHLKDELGDLLFQVIFYAQIGKEDGHFDFDGVVDNLVHKLVRRHPHVFPEGTLDSRIDPDNRPDEAWIKESWERIKAEERALVPPSDAPVSRLDGIARTLPAMARAEKLQKRAARHGFDWPDIGPVFDKLHEEIDELKEAWHAAQTGTGDPDAVEDELGDLLFVCVNLARFMKVNPEQALKRTNHKFDARFRAIERVLMREGRDMDEESLEALDAVWQAVKGVEKGSSGNRE, from the coding sequence ATGAGCTATTCCATAGACGATCTGAAAACCCTGATGGCGCGGCTCCGGGACCCGGAGACCGGCTGCCCGTGGGACACCAGGCAAACCTACGCTACCATCGTTCCGCACACGCTTGAGGAGGCCTACGAAGTCGCGGACGCCATCGAGCGCGAGGACTTTCCCCACCTGAAGGACGAATTGGGGGACCTGCTGTTCCAGGTGATTTTCTATGCCCAGATCGGCAAAGAGGACGGGCATTTCGATTTTGACGGTGTCGTCGACAACCTGGTTCACAAGCTGGTTCGCCGTCATCCTCACGTGTTCCCGGAGGGCACGCTGGATAGCCGGATCGATCCGGACAATCGGCCGGACGAGGCCTGGATCAAGGAGAGTTGGGAGCGTATCAAAGCCGAGGAGAGAGCTCTGGTTCCGCCTTCGGATGCGCCCGTCAGTCGGCTCGATGGCATTGCCCGTACCCTGCCGGCGATGGCGCGGGCCGAAAAGCTTCAGAAGCGGGCGGCCAGGCACGGCTTCGACTGGCCGGACATCGGACCCGTCTTCGACAAGCTCCATGAGGAAATCGATGAACTCAAGGAAGCCTGGCATGCGGCCCAGACCGGAACTGGTGATCCGGATGCCGTGGAGGACGAGCTGGGCGACCTGTTGTTTGTGTGTGTCAATCTGGCACGTTTCATGAAGGTCAATCCTGAGCAGGCCCTCAAGCGCACCAATCACAAATTTGATGCCCGGTTCCGGGCCATTGAGCGGGTGCTCATGCGCGAAGGCCGCGACATGGACGAGGAATCCCTCGAAGCGCTGGACGCCGTGTGGCAGGCGGTCAAGGGCGTGGAAAAGGGGAGCTCCGGGAACAGAGAATAG
- a CDS encoding pilin assembly protein, producing the protein MKIKDLVNYWDKHARGRLTRDAYFMALSDQHHKRLEKLAALYPMKSPQDLMRDLISAALDEMETRFPYVQGTKVVAYDEDGFEIYEDRGLTPRFVSLSQKHIQRLKARQLESVA; encoded by the coding sequence ATGAAAATCAAGGATCTGGTCAATTATTGGGACAAGCATGCTCGCGGACGGTTGACCCGCGACGCCTACTTTATGGCGTTGTCCGACCAGCATCACAAGCGTTTGGAGAAACTGGCAGCGCTCTATCCAATGAAATCGCCCCAGGACCTCATGCGGGACCTGATTTCGGCAGCGCTGGATGAAATGGAGACCCGTTTCCCCTATGTTCAGGGTACCAAGGTGGTGGCTTATGATGAGGATGGCTTTGAGATCTATGAGGATCGGGGCCTGACCCCCAGGTTCGTGAGTCTTAGCCAGAAGCATATCCAGCGTCTCAAGGCCCGTCAGCTGGAATCGGTGGCCTGA